The Shewanella sp. KX20019 genome window below encodes:
- the trpR gene encoding trp operon repressor, protein MRAEWDLVLDKVMAQSDHSALVTLFELLLTEEERSAVAGRLKVFQTLLHEEMSQRQIAHEYQISIATITRCSNYLKHMSEEQREQIKLLTL, encoded by the coding sequence ATGCGAGCAGAGTGGGATTTAGTTTTAGATAAAGTGATGGCTCAAAGCGATCATAGCGCCCTAGTGACGTTATTCGAGTTATTGCTAACGGAAGAGGAGCGCAGCGCTGTCGCAGGTAGGCTTAAAGTTTTCCAAACATTATTGCACGAGGAAATGAGCCAGAGGCAAATCGCCCACGAATATCAAATAAGTATTGCAACAATAACGCGCTGCTCAAATTACCTTAAACATATGTCAGAAGAGCAACGTGAGCAGATAAAATTGCTAACGCTGTAG